One genomic window of Branchiostoma lanceolatum isolate klBraLanc5 chromosome 5, klBraLanc5.hap2, whole genome shotgun sequence includes the following:
- the LOC136435552 gene encoding uncharacterized protein, protein MEAKRQKRSWPPDLINEVLTDIRDNGISHTEASKKYEIPRSTIVEKMLGTSSIDAKNGRPPLLSDEEENTVHDYAEYRAKAGHPISKITVMAMAAAVHARFSDSTNTAPKFDIRKGPSNKWWLSFKKRRGLTLRKPDALDRGRKDSVDEEVVSDFFGLYIGELKANGLENKPHRIYNADETGFTLDPQKKKIVTCKSLNGYCSSVRPGGREHITVMECASADGTAIPPLTIFPKNFPSSSYKLDGPINGLYATSESGYIDKEIYLHWLKKCFHKYASQERPVLLIQDQHSTHINAEVIEFAIDNGIIMLGLPPHASHFLQPMDARGGPFLSLKNKFADVVHSLCVARPNFYVSKSSFPKIYNTARDQALTMATVKRGFKNTGIFPVNQSCIDKKWLEMNDVPVASVEAKTNDTVNEPCKTCGCTKPQANPLVAAGIIPEYMQDILTPVRPSQARIKKRIKPKAIVFDEEYIETLKEEAEKVEKEKEQKKKERQEKKRKREEEVEKEKEQKKKEREEKKRKREEKVKQEEQRKREREEKKRKREEEVEKEKEQKKKEREEKKRKREENEAVTKSVAEPNDVRTCLS, encoded by the coding sequence ATGGAGGCCAAAAGGCAAAAAAGGTCATGGCCCCCAGACCTTATCAATGAAGTGTTGACCGACATTAGGGATAATGGAATCAGTCATACGGAGGCGTCAAAAAAGTATGAGATTCCGAGGTCAACCATCGTAGAAAAAATGTTAGGTACTAGCAGTATTGACGCAAAAAATGGCCGCCCCCCTCTCTTGTCAGATGAAGAGGAAAACACAGTTCACGATTACGCAGAGTACCGGGCAAAGGCAGGGCATCCCATTAGCAAAATCACTGTAATGGCGATGGCTGCTGCCGTACACGCCAGGTTTTCCGACAGTACCAACACTGCACCAAAGTTTGACATAAGAAAGGGCCCATCGAACAAATGGTGGCTGTCTTTTAAGAAGCGAAGAGGGTTGACCCTAAGGAAGCCAGATGCACTAGACAGGGGCAGAAAAGACTCTGTCGACGAGGAAGTGGTAAGCGATTTTTTCGGTCTGTACATCGGTGAGCTGAAAGCAAACGGCCTGGAGAATAAACCTCACCGAATTTACAATGCGGATGAGACAGGGTTCACCCTGGATccacaaaagaagaaaattgtAACCTGCAAATCACTAAACGGCTATTGCAGTTCAGTTAGGCCCGGTGGACGGGAACACATCACTGTGATGGAGTGCGCATCGGCCGATGGCACTGCCATACCGCCGCTCACGATCTTTCCCAAGAACTTTCCAAGTTCTTCATATAAGCTTGATGGCCCAATAAATGGCTTGTATGCCACCAGCGAGTCTGGCTACATCGACAAAGAGATATACCTACACTGGCTAAAGAAATGCTTCCACAAGTATGCATCTCAAGAAAGACCTGTTTTACTTATCCAAGATCAGCACTCCACACATATCAATGCAGAAGTGATAGAGTTTGCTATCGATAATGGTATTATTATGCTGGGATTGCCCCCTCATGCAAGCCATTTTCTCCAGCCAATGGATGCAAGAGGAGGGCCCTTTTTGTCTCTAAAGAACAAATTCGCTGACGTTGTGCATAGTTTGTGTGTAGCCCGCCCAAATTTCTATGTATCAAAATCGTCGTTTCCAAAGATCTACAACACCGCACGTGATCAAGCTCTAACGATGGCCACGGTCAAGCGGGGGTTCAAAAACACCGGCATCTTCCCGGTCAATCAATCTTGCATTGACAAGAAATGGTTAGAAATGAACGATGTGCCAGTGGCATCAGTTGAAGCAAAAACAAATGACACCGTTAACGAGCCATGCAAGACGTGCGGCTGCACCAAACCCCAGGCGAATCCATTGGTCGCCGCCGGGATTATCCCTGAATATATGCAAGATATCTTGACGCCAGTGAGGCCATCACAGGCACGGATTAAGAAGAGGATCAAGCCAAAGGCGATAGTCTTCGATGAAGAGTACATAGAAACCCTGAAAGAGGAGGCAGAGAAGGTCGAGAAGGAGaaagaacagaagaagaaagagcgacaggagaagaagagaaagagagaggaggAGGTCGAGAAGGAGaaagaacagaagaagaaagagcgagaggaaaagaagagaaagagagaggagaAGGTGAAACAGGAAGAGCAGAGGAAGAGAGAGCGAGaggagaagaagagaaagagagaggaggAGGTCGAGAAGGAGaaagaacagaagaagaaagagcgagaggaaaagaagagaaagagagaggagaATGAAGCCGTGACAAAGTCTGTGGCAGAGCCAAACGACGTACGTACATGTTTATCTTAA